A segment of the Manihot esculenta cultivar AM560-2 chromosome 13, M.esculenta_v8, whole genome shotgun sequence genome:
AAAACTAATGGCGAAGCATGTCATTTAATGGCACAATTTTATCATGTAAGCACATAAAAAATTCCTAAATTATTTCTCAtctctaaattaaataaatactaaatttaGTACTTTATCTCATGTATAAAACATATTGAGAATggtgaattaattttaaatcccTAAATAATCTAACAAAGATTTCCATTTTGCTTCGCAGTGATCTCTTCTTGTCCTTTTCATCTTTGACATGATATCTAAAGGTCTGTTACTTCTCCTGTTTTTGGCTTTCCTCAAACCCGGATATAACAGTCCATGATTATGGTAAACGGATGGAAAATGTGTGGTCGTGGAATTTAATATGGCGAAGGAATTTATTTTCCTGGGAAATAAATTCTCTGGCACAACTTATGCTAATCTTAGACAATTTCAAGCCATACTTCATTAAAGATCGATGATAAACTTATATGGAAGCCAAATACTAAGGGGACTTTTTCGGTGAACTCTTCTTATAAAACTCTCTTGGATGCTTCCCTGGAATGTCAAACTACCTCATCATATATCTGGCTCAGATTGGCACCTCCGATGGTTGAAATTCTAGTATGGTTAGCCTGTGGCAATCACTTATGTACAAGAGAATGGCTATGCAAAATCAAGCTCATCCCTCCATCTAGAAATCTCTGCCCTCGATGCATGCTTCCAGGAAAATCAGTCTCGCACGTCTTCTTGCACTGTAGCGCTTCTTGGATGGTTTGGTGCTGATTCCTAAATTGGTGGGGTATTTTTTTCTGCTTTCCttcttttgtctttgaattaTTTAATGAATGGAGCTCTTTAGTGCATGGTAATTTTCAGAGAAGATTTTGGTCAGATCTATTCTATTCTATAAtgtggtcaatctggttagcaaagaaagaaaaaattttcaatgaCAAAGATTCTCCCGTTATTTTCTTGTGCAGTATAATTCTTCATAGAATTTTAGTATGGATGAAAGCATTGAATgaatattttcctttttctggTTTGATTTGCTTGTATCCTCTGCTACCATTACTTCCTAGACTCACTCCATCAAAAAAAGAACAGTAATTAGTTAGTCTGCACCccctgaatttatttttaaatggaaCGTGGATGTTAGTAGTTTAAACTTGTTACCGTTATTTTTAATTACTGTTGATATTTTCATATGTTTTGTAAATAGGAAAAAAAGTGTGATCTGCAGAATTTTTCTGTTAGAGCATTTCTAGGAGTCTTTTTCTAATTGTTGACCATTTAATTGTACTGGAGGAAATATGGGAGCACGTAGCCAAAAGCTTCCTATTTTCTAGTTTTAtttgttgagttttcatatataaaaatggTGTCTGGTCTGTGTTAATGATCACCACCACAAAAAGAGTGAAATTAATTGTGTTATTCTCTTGATTGTTTTACCAATTTGATCttcatttggtatcagagcctagccAATCTAGGCCTAAAACATGTCTCATCTTGAGATTGAGAGAgcaagaagagagagagagctgaAAGTAAGAGAGGATATCACCAGCGATGCTTCAAATAGAGAAAGCGTGTCGAGTCAAAAGAAGGAGGGCTCGGTTTCGATAAAATATCCCTTGTTGACGAAGAGCAATTATACAGCATGGGCCATTAAAATGAAAGTATTTATGATGGCTCAAGGTGTCTGGGAGCCAATCGAGTCTGAAGGTCCTGTTGATAAACAAAAAGACAAGATGGCATTGGCGGCCATCTATCAATGTATAAGTGAGGATACCTTGCTTCAACTAGGGGCCAAGAGGACAGCTAAGGAAGCATGGAATATGCTCAAAATTATGAACCAAGGCGCAGAAAAGATGAAGGAGGTTAGAACTCAAACCTTATGGAGAGAGTTTGATGCATTGGGGATGAGTGATTCAGAGACAATAGATGATTTCTCTGGAAAGCTCACCATCATTGTCAATAAATTAAGAAGCCTTGGTAACACAGTTGAAGATGAGAAGGTAATTAAGAAGCTGTTGCGTTCTACTTCCTCAAAATTTCTGCAGATTGTTTCCGCTATTGAAGAATTTAGTGATCTGAAAACCAAATCGATAGAAGAGGTAATTGGATCACTAAAAGCTCATGAAGAACGGTTGCTTGGTTGTGGAAACAATTCTGCTGAAACAGTTCTTATTACTAGAGCTGAATGGAAGAAAGCTCAAAATGACAATGGTGGAAGAGGAGGCAGAGGTCGTGGCCGTGGGCGAGGCCGAGGCAGAGGGCGTTACAATGGTGATTCAAGTCGTGGTGGCGATGATGAATCGAAGACACAGAAGAAGAAATATGATAAGAGTAGAATCAAGTGTTACTGTTGCGGCCAAATGGGTCATTATGCTGTAGAATGCCCATCGAGTGAATGGGAAGAGAAGGCCAATTTAAtacaagaggaagaagaagaagaagaagcctcTTTGTTGTTAATGGAAACAGTAACCCTCAATTCATCTCAAAAGGAAGTGGAGTCCCTTTTGTTGATGCTGGAAACATGTGAGCTCAAGGTGACACAACAAATGGAGCCAGAAGTTGCAATGGTAAATGAAGTAGTGAAAGAGCAGCCATTCAAAGACGGCATAGAGACTACTTGGTTCTTTGATACCGGAGGCAGCAACCATATGTCAGGTGAAAAATTTTGCTTCCAAGAATTAGATACTTCAattacaggaagagtaaaattTGGGGATGGTTCAATTATTGAAATTTGTGGACGAGGATCAATACTTTTCAAATGCAAAAATGAAGAGCATTTGATTCTCTCTGAAGTATACTATATTCCAAAATTTAAAAGCAATATTCTGAGTCTTGGTCAACTTGATGAAAATGGTTGCAAAGTTATAATTGAAGGTGGTTTTATGAAAGTCTATGACAGATTGAAGAATTTGATTGCTAAAGTTGAAAAACAGTCAAATAGGTTATATGTGGGCAAATTTCGACTTGCTAAAGAAATTTGTCtgtaataccctgctagactccggtatcggaattcttaccgtccggtggaatctcggatatcggaaacctctagaagggtgaaaccatgttttcataaaatgttttaatgtattttatggttttaatcaagtaagaaatgagtttttgcatgaaaaataatcatggaggaagacccaggttcggccgccgaacctcaagttcggccgccgaacatgcatgcacttcgggagtgctttaggcccccgaaggcataagtgagggaagtccaggttcggctgccgaaccttaacatggcatgcatgcggaggcacgttcagcccccgaatgtggcctggccagccacctataaaggggtcctttagccgaaacgggtgagcttttctccccattttcggccaaggtgagctttccgccgtccctcgccgattttgagtttcttccttccattcttcatgatttttatgagtttacaactttgttttgaagattttttagcataaagcaagttttg
Coding sequences within it:
- the LOC110629241 gene encoding uncharacterized protein LOC110629241 is translated as MSHLEIERARRERELKVREDITSDASNRESVSSQKKEGSVSIKYPLLTKSNYTAWAIKMKVFMMAQGVWEPIESEGPVDKQKDKMALAAIYQCISEDTLLQLGAKRTAKEAWNMLKIMNQGAEKMKEVRTQTLWREFDALGMSDSETIDDFSGKLTIIVNKLRSLGNTVEDEKVIKKLLRSTSSKFLQIVSAIEEFSDLKTKSIEEVIGSLKAHEERLLGCGNNSAETVLITRAEWKKAQNDNGGRGGRGRGRGRGRGRGRYNGDSSRGGDDESKTQKKKYDKSRIKCYCCGQMGHYAVECPSSEWEEKANLIQEEEEEEEASLLLMETVTLNSSQKEVESLLLMLETCELKVTQQMEPEVAMVNEVVKEQPFKDGIETTWFFDTGGSNHMSGEKFCFQELDTSITGRVKFGDGSIIEICGRGSILFKCKNEEHLILSEVYYIPKFKSNILSLGQLDENGCKVIIEGGFMKVYDRLKNLIAKVEKQSNRLYVGKFRLAKEICL